The Pseudomonas sp. B21-023 genomic interval ACGAAGTCGAAGATGGCAATCTTGCCCACCTGCTTGCCCGGCAGCCCGGCGTCGCCGGTCAGCGCGCCGAGGATATCGCCCGGGCGCAGCTTGTCCTTGCGCCCGGCGGCGATGCACAGGGTGGTCATCGGTGGCAGCAGCGGCTCGCCGCCTTTGCTTTTGAGGCTGTCCAGCTGTTCCCAGCGCAGCGGCTGCTTCTGCAAGTCTTCGATGGCCTGGGCGCGATGGCCTTCGGCCGGTGCCACCAGGCTGACCGCCACGCCTTTCTCGCCGGCGCGACCGGTACGGCCAACGCGGTGCACGTGGATCTCGGCATCACGCGCCAGTTCGACGTTGATGACCATGTCCAGGCCATCGATGTCCAGGCCGCGGGCGGCCACGTCGGTGGCCACCAGCACCGAGCTGCTGCGGTTGGCGAACATCGTCAGCACCTGGTCGCGGTCACGTTGCTCCAGGTCGCCGTGCAGGGCCTGGGCGACGATGCCCTTGGCGGTGAGGTGGGCGACCACGTCCTCGCACTGCTGCTTGGTGAAGCAGAACGCCACGCAGGACTGTGGACGGTAGTGGCCGAGTACACGGGTCACGGCGTCCAGGCGCTGCTGAGCGTCGATCTCGATGAAGCGCTGTTCAATCTGGTTGTCGCTGTGCAGCGCTTCGACCTTGACCTGTTGCGGCTGGCGCATGAAGGCTTTGGCCAACTGCTCGATACCGGCCGGGTAGGTGGCCGAGAACAGCAGGGTCTGGCGGCGCGCCGGGGTCTTGCCGATGATGCTGGCGATGGCGTCGAAGAAGCCCATGTCGAGCATGCGGTCGGCTTCGTCGAGTACCAGGGTGTTGAGCCCGTCGAGGACCAGTGTGCCCTTGTCCAGGTGCTGCTGGATGCGCCCCGGGGTGCCGACGATGATGTGCGCGCCGTGTTCCAGCGAGGCGATCTGCGGGCCCAACGAGACGCCGCCGCACAGGGTGAGGATCTTGATGTTGTCCTCGGCGCGGGCCAGGCGGCGCAGCTCCTTGGCCACCTGGTCGGCCAGCTCGCGGGTCGGGCACAGCACCAGGGCCTGGCAGCCGAAGTAGCGCGGGTTGATCGGGTTGAGCAGGCCGATGCCGAAGGCGGCGGTCTTGCCGCTGCCGGTCTTGGCCTGGGCGATCAGGTCCTGGCCCTTGAGGATCACCGGCAGGCTCTGGGCCTGGATCGGGGTCATCGAGGCATAGCCCAGGGCGTCCAGGTTGGCCAGCATGGCAGCGGACAGCGGGAGGGTGGCAAAGGCGGTGGTTTCAACGGTCACGAGGCGGGCCTGCGGTGCGAAGCGAAAAATGTCGCACAGTCTACCAGCCTCGAAGCCATTCGCCCTACGACTCCACGTGCTCTTCCGGACGACGGGCGCGCCTTCCGTCTGTCGGCGCCAGTTGCAGGAAGATCGCCGCCGCCAGCATGGCCATCACGCCGATGGTGACGAAGGTCAGCTGGAACGCCCCCAGGGTGCTTTCCACGCCTTCGGCGCTGCCGGCCGCGGTGAAACCACCGAGCAGCGCGCCGGCGCAGGCCACGCCCAGGCTCAGCGACAGTTGCGCGACCACCGACAGCAGGCTGTTGCCGCTGCTGGCGCTGGCGTCGTCCAGGTCGATCAGGGTCACGGTGTTCATCGCCGTGAACTGCATCGAGTTCACCGCACCCAGCATCGCCAGCTGCGCCAGCAGCAGCGCATACGGCGTCTGTTCGTCGACCAGCCCCAGGCTGGCCAGCAGCAGGCCCAGCAGCAGGGTGTTGCCGGTGAGCACGATGCGGTAGCCGAGGCGCTCGATCAGCGGCCGGGCGACCGACTTGGCGAGCATCGCCGCCGCCGCCAGCGGAATCATGCTCATCCCGGCCTGGGCCGGTGAATAACCCAGCGCCACTTGCAGCAGCAACGGCACCAGGAAGGGCAGGGCGCCGCTGCCCAGGCGGGCGAACAGGTTGCCGAGGATGCCGATGGCGAAAGTGCGTACGCGGAATAATGACGGCGAGAACAGTGGCTCCGGGTCGCGCCCGGCGCGCAGCCAGTAGGCGGCCAGGCAGGCCATGCCGGCGAACAGCAACAGCATCACCCGCAGGTGCGGCAGGTGCAGTTCGCCCAGGCCTTCCATGGCGATGGTGATCAGTACCATCGCCGCGCCGAACAACAGGAAGCCAGGCCCGTCGAAGGTGGTGCGCTCGGCGCCGCGCAGGTCGGGGATGAACCTCCACACCGCATAGCAACCCACGGCGCCCACCGGCAGGTTGAGCAGGAAGATCCAGTGCCAGCTGAGGATTTCCACCAGCCAGCCGCCCACGGTCGGGCCGAGCAGTGGCCCCAGCAGGCCGGGGATGGTGATGAAGCTCATGATCCGCACCAGTTCGCTGCGCGGGTAGGCGCGCAACACCACCAGCCTTCCCACGGGCAGCATCAGTGCGCCGCCCAGGCCTTGCACGACCCGGGCGAAGATCAGGAAGCCGAGGCTGTTGGCCATGGCGCACAACAGCGAGCCGAAGCTGAACAGCAGGATGGCGCTGAAGAAAATGCGCTTGGTGCCGAAGCGGTCGGCGATCCAGCCCGATGCCGGGATCAGCAAGGCCACGGTGAGCATATAGGCGATGATCACCCCCTGCATGCGCAGCGGGTCCTCGGCAAGCGACCGGGCCATGGCCGGCAGCGCGGTGTTGAGGATGGTGCCGTCGAGCGATTGCATGAAGAAGGCGATGGCCACCACCCAGGGGATCCAGCGGGCGGTGACGGGGTCCAGCGGGGCACGGTCGGGCATGGGTTACCTCAATGTCCTGTGTTGCCGGTGCTGGCCTCATCGCCGGCAAGCCGGCTCCCACAGGGGCAGTGCATGCCGGCCACTGTTGGAACTGGCTTGTCAGCGATGAGGCCAGTCCTGTCGATCACAATGTCAGGGTCAGGCCTTTGACCAACGCCCCGGGTAGATGACTCGACCCGGTGCTGCGCTGCCCGTAGGTGCTGGTCGACAGGATCATCTCGCGCTCCTGGGTCAGGTCCTCCAGTTGGCTGCCCAGCAGGTTGTAGAGGCTGTCGTCGAAGCGCATGGTGCTCACCGGGCCCTGGATCTGCCCGTTCTCCACCCAGAAAGTGGCGAAGCGGGTCAGCCCGGTCATGCGCGCCGCCGGCAGGTCCGAGTAGTTCAGGTACCAGAGGTTGCTGATGTAAAGGCCAGTGCCCAGGCGTTCGAGAATCTGCTCGCCGGGCAGGTTGCCCGGCGCCAGGCTCAGCGCGCAGGGCGACTCGTAGCTGTCGGCGCCATTGGCCCGCTGGCCGAATTCGACGGCGCTGCGCGCACTCACCAGTCGCTCCAGCGCCCGCCCTTCGCCGATCAGCAGCAGGTCTCGGCGCGGCGAGCCCTCGTCGGAGAAGGCCGGACTCAGCGAGCCGCTGACCTGTTCGCTGAAGCTCACCAGTGGGCTCAACTGCGCGTCGCCGTTGTACAGGCGCTGCAACGGGCTGTTGCCAGTGGCCAGGGCTTGTGTCGAGAAGCCTCCCCAGCACAGCATGCCGGCGATCTCGTCCATCGCCGCCGGCGCCAGGTAGGCGCGGTAGCTGCCGGGCTTGAGGGTGACGGCCGGGCGCCCCAGGTGCGCCAACTGTTCGCGAGCCTGACACAGGCGTGCGGCAAAGGTTTCGCCGCTCCAGGCCTGCCCTGCGTAGTTGGCTTTGACGGCTTGGCCGTTGGCGTGGAACAGGCTCCAGTCAAAGTTGAAACTGTTGGCCTGGTGCCAGCCAAAGGCGCCGAACGAGCTGGCGAAGCCGCGGCAGATGGGGCCGGCGGCATAGATGCCGACCAGGTCCAGATCGCCGGCTCCACGCTCGACCAAGGCCAGCACTTCGTCCAGCTCGGGCAGTGGCTGCTCCTGCAGGCTATGGCTGTGCCAGGCGCTGTCGTCGAGGTTCAGGTAGGGATCTACAGCCAGCAGCGGCAGGGTCTGGCGCAGCTGCGCCAGGGCATCGTGCAGGCGCTGGCGGTCCAGCTCTGAATCGTCGCCCAGGGTGATCTGTTGCTCGGCCTGGCGCCCGTCGCGGACCAGCCGCAACTGCACGCTGGCCTGGCTGACCAGCCCGGCTTGGCGCACCTTGGCGTGGTTGAAACGCACGAACTGCGAGTGCTCGGCGCTGTAGCCCAGGGTGAACTGCTCACCGGGCTGCATGGCGGCGTTCAGGCCATCGAGCAAGCTTTCGAAACGTTGCTGGTAGACGGTGCTCATCAGGCGTCCCCTCCGAATACGTCGATCTGGCGGAACACGCAGGCCGGCGAGGCGTGGCCGACCCGCACCACCTGGTTGGGCTCGCCTTTGCCGCAGTTGGGCGTGCCGAGTACCTGGAAGGTACTGCGGTCACCGACCGCCGAGAGGTTGCGCCAGAAGTCGGCGGAGATGCCGCGATAGTTCGGGTTCTTCACCACGCCCTTGAGTTCGCCGTTCTCGATCAGTTGGCCCCACTCACAACCGAACTGGAATTTGTTGCGCGCATCATCAATGGACCAGGAGCGGTTGGTGCGCATCAGGATGCCGTGCTCGATGCCGGCGATCAGTTGCGCAAGCGTCTGGTCGCCCGGCTCGATATTGAGGTTGGCCATGCGGTCGATCGGCGCGCGGTTCCAGCCGCAGGCGCGGCTGTTGGCCACGCCGTCCAGGCCCGAGCGCAGTTGCGACAGGGCGCCACCCAGGGGGCGCACCAGCAGGCCATCACGGATCAGGAACTGCTTGCTGGCCGGAGTGCCGTCGTCATCGAAGCTGTAGCTGGCCAGCTCCTCATGGATTGTCGGGTCGAAGGTCACGTTGAGCAGCTTCGAGCCGTACTGTAGATGACCGAAGTCGCCGGCTTTGACGAAGCTGGTGCCTGCGTAGTTGCGCTCATCGCCGAGAATGCGGTCCAGTTCCAGCGGGTGGCCGATGGATTCGTGGATCTGCAGCATCATCTGGTCGGGCATCAGCAACAGATCGCGCTGACCGGCCGGGGTGTTCGGTGCCAGCAGCAGTTGCAGCGCCTCGTCGGCCACCCGGCGGGCCGCGCCGACCAGGCCGCAGCGCTCGACCACTTCGAAGCCGCCTTGCTGGCCGAAGTTCTCCCGGCCCAGGCTGCGGCTCTGGCTGTCCTGGCCGTCGCTGGCGGTGACGGCCAAGCCTGGGTAGATGAAGCGCTGGGCGTGACGCAGCTCGGCGCCGGCGGAGTTCAGGTAGGTCTGTTCGACCACACTGAAGCCCAGGCTCGCCTGCCAGTCCACCAGGCGCTCGTCCCTGGGCACGCTGGCCGATTCGGCGGCGAGCAGCTCCAGGCAGTCGGCGAGGTTGGGCAGGGACTGTTCGAAATTGGGCGAGACATGATCGTGACGCCCGCTCGGGGCGGCTTGGCCGCTCAGGTCGAGCAGGCTGCTGGCCTTGATCCGCCGGGCGAGTGCCTCGGCCTGTTCCAGGGCGCGTTGCAGGCCTGCCTGGGACAGGTCGGCGGTGGCCGCGTAGGCCTCGACGCCATTGACCCGCACAGTGAGCATGGCGCCTTCGTCCTGGCTGAAGAAGGGCGGCTCAGCGACGTTGCGCCGAACCGACAGTGACTGGTGCGATTGCTTCACATGGCGAAGCGAGAACAGTTCGGCCGTGCTGCGCAGCGCTTGGAAACGCTGGCGCAGCAGGGTGCTGGAGTCGAACATGGGAAACCTCCGTGTGCGCGGTGGCTCCCCCTAGAACCACCCCTCTTGCATGCCCAGGCACGTATCGTCGCGGGCCTCGAGCAAAGCGAGGTCATTATGGCAGCCCGGCACTTCCCAGGTGAGGAAATAACGCGCGGCCTGGAGCTTGCCTTGGTAGAAGTCGCGGTCGCGGCCCTTGAGCAGGCCGACCTCGGCATGGATGGCCTGCTCCAGCCAGCGCCAGCCGATCACGCAGTGGCCGAAGGCCTTGAGGTACAGCGCCGAGTTGGCCAGGGCCCCAGCGACCTTGCCTTGGGCCAGGTCACCGAGCAGGACGAGGGTGACCGCTTGCAGGCGATTGACCAGCTGTTCCAGTGGCTGGCGCAGGTTGTCCAGGTTCGGATGATGGCTGGCGCGCTCGCAGGTGCCGGCGATCCGGCGGATCAGTTGCTTGAGCCCGGCGCCGTTGTTCTGCGCCAGCTTGCGCCCGAGCAGGTCGAGCGACTGGATGCCTTCGGTACCTTCGTGGATCGGGTTGAGGCGGTTGTCGCGGTAGTACTGTTCCACCGGGTACTCGCGGGTATAGCCGTGGCCGCCCAGGATCTGGATTGCCAGCTCGTTGGCCTTCAGGCAGAACGCCGAAGGCCAGGACTTGACGATCGGGGTGAGCAGGTCGAGCAATTCCTGGGCTTGCTGGCGGGTGTTTTCATCCGCCGCCGTGTGGGTGTCATCGAACAGCCGGGCCGCGTACAGGCCCAGGTCGAAAGCACCCTCCACGTAGGCCTTCTGTGCCAGCAGCATGCGCTTGACATCGCTGTGCTCGATGATCGGCACAGCGGGGCTGTGCGGGTCCTTGTTGTCCGGCAGGCGGCCCTGTGGGCGTTGGCGGGCGTACTCCAGTGAATACAGGTAGCCGGCGTAGCCGAGCATCACCGCGCCCATGCCGACGCCGATGCGCGCCTCGTTCATCATCTGGAACATGCAGGCCAGGCCCTGGTGCGGCTGGCCGACCAGGTAGCCGACGCACTGGCCGTTGTCGCCGAAATTGAGCGCGGTAGAAGTGGTGCCGCGCCAGCCCATCTTGTGGAACAGCCCGGCCAGCAGCACATCGTTGCGCGGACCCAGGCTGCCGTCGGGGTTGACCAGGTACTTGGGCACGATGAACAGCGAGATGCCCTTCACCCCGGCCGGCGCGTCCGGCAGCTTGGCCAGGACCATGTGCACGATGTTCTCGGACAACTCGTGGTCGCCGCCGGAGATGAAGATCTTGTTGCCTCTGAGCCGGTAGCTGCCGTCACCTGCGGGTTCGGCGCGGGTGCGGATATCGGCCAGCGACGAGCCGGCATGCGGCTCGGTCAGGGCCATGGTGCCGAAGTAGCGGCCCTCGATCATCGGCTGCAGGAACAGGCGCTTTTGCTCCTCAGTGCCGAAACTCTCGATCAGGTTGGCCGCGCCCATGGTCAGGAACGGGTAGGCCGTGGTGCCGGCGTTGGCCGCCTGGAAGTGGGCGAAGCAGGCTTGCGATACCAGGCTGGGCAGCTGCATGCCGCCGACTTCGAAGTCGCGGTTGGCGTTGAGAAAGCCCGCTTCGAGGAAGGCGTCTACGGCCGGTTTCACTTCCGGGATCAGCTCGGCACGGCCGTCCACGTAGCGGGGCTCGTTTTCATCGCCTTTGCGGTTGTGCGGGGCGAAGTACTTTTCGGCAACGGTGCGGGCGGTGGTCAGCGCCGCGTCGAAGGTCTCGCGGCTGTGCTCGGCGAAGCGCGGACGCTGGGTCAGGGCCTCGGCGTCGAGGACTTCGTAGAGTTCGAAGGCGAGGTTGCGGCTGCTGAGGAGTTGCTCGGACATGGCTGCATTCCTGGTTCGGGGTGCAGCGAGTCTAGGCGGGGTGGTGGGGCAGGGGACAGGTTAATTGGTGTGGGTGATATGGGGGCAGAAGTGGCCATCGCCCAGGTCACCTTGGGCAACCTGACCATCACCGGGATCATGGAGGAAAAGCTCCAACTGCTCTGGGCCTCGTATTACCTGAGCGCCCTGGCCAAGGCGCTGATGGACGATGCCGAACTGGGCATGGGGTGTTGACGACCCAAAAAGGGCATCGCGGGGCAAGTCGCATCGGCGCACCGCCGCTCCCACGCATTTGAGTACTGCTGCAGGAGTGGGGCTGTCTTGATATCGCGCCAAGCGCCGGTTTGGGACAGCTCCTACATGGCAGCAGGATTTAACGCTGTTCTGCCGCTGCGGAAATTCCGGTTCCATATCCACCTTTCCCAGCGGCAATCAGTTCTCCAAATAGTTTCAGGGCTCGACCTTGCGAGTTGTACACAAGTTTGTACAATGTTTGGCAGGCAGGTCGCACAGCGCCGACCTGCCATCAAGGCCTGTTGACTCTCGAGAACTGATCCAGGCGGTACCTGGAAAGGAAGGAAAAATGCATGTACTGACGTTCAGCCAGGCACGCGCCGACCTGAAGCAGACAATGGACGACGTATGCCGGGACCATGAGCCGGCAGTCATCACACGTCAGCGTGGCGAGCCGGTCGTGATGATTTCGCTCGAGGACTACAACGGCATGCGCGAGACCATGTACCTGCTGGAGTCGTCCGCGAACGCCAAGCGTCTTCGCGCTTCCATTGCTCAGCTCCGGGCTGGTAAGGCCGTTACCCAGGAACTGGCACTCGATGAATGTGAAAGCCAAGCAACGAAACAAGACTGAGGCGCGAAGCACCACAAGCGTGGCCTTCACTGCTGAGGGGTGGGAAGACTACGGTTACTGGCGAAACAGTGATGTCGCTATCTTCCAGCGCATCAACATGATGATCTGTGAGTGCCTGCGCAGCCCTTTCAAAGGCACCGGCAAGCCAGAGCCGCTCAAAGGCGACTTGTCAGGT includes:
- the mdtD gene encoding multidrug transporter subunit MdtD translates to MPDRAPLDPVTARWIPWVVAIAFFMQSLDGTILNTALPAMARSLAEDPLRMQGVIIAYMLTVALLIPASGWIADRFGTKRIFFSAILLFSFGSLLCAMANSLGFLIFARVVQGLGGALMLPVGRLVVLRAYPRSELVRIMSFITIPGLLGPLLGPTVGGWLVEILSWHWIFLLNLPVGAVGCYAVWRFIPDLRGAERTTFDGPGFLLFGAAMVLITIAMEGLGELHLPHLRVMLLLFAGMACLAAYWLRAGRDPEPLFSPSLFRVRTFAIGILGNLFARLGSGALPFLVPLLLQVALGYSPAQAGMSMIPLAAAAMLAKSVARPLIERLGYRIVLTGNTLLLGLLLASLGLVDEQTPYALLLAQLAMLGAVNSMQFTAMNTVTLIDLDDASASSGNSLLSVVAQLSLSLGVACAGALLGGFTAAGSAEGVESTLGAFQLTFVTIGVMAMLAAAIFLQLAPTDGRRARRPEEHVES
- a CDS encoding TldD/PmbA family protein, with the protein product MFDSSTLLRQRFQALRSTAELFSLRHVKQSHQSLSVRRNVAEPPFFSQDEGAMLTVRVNGVEAYAATADLSQAGLQRALEQAEALARRIKASSLLDLSGQAAPSGRHDHVSPNFEQSLPNLADCLELLAAESASVPRDERLVDWQASLGFSVVEQTYLNSAGAELRHAQRFIYPGLAVTASDGQDSQSRSLGRENFGQQGGFEVVERCGLVGAARRVADEALQLLLAPNTPAGQRDLLLMPDQMMLQIHESIGHPLELDRILGDERNYAGTSFVKAGDFGHLQYGSKLLNVTFDPTIHEELASYSFDDDGTPASKQFLIRDGLLVRPLGGALSQLRSGLDGVANSRACGWNRAPIDRMANLNIEPGDQTLAQLIAGIEHGILMRTNRSWSIDDARNKFQFGCEWGQLIENGELKGVVKNPNYRGISADFWRNLSAVGDRSTFQVLGTPNCGKGEPNQVVRVGHASPACVFRQIDVFGGDA
- a CDS encoding TldD/PmbA family protein, which codes for MSTVYQQRFESLLDGLNAAMQPGEQFTLGYSAEHSQFVRFNHAKVRQAGLVSQASVQLRLVRDGRQAEQQITLGDDSELDRQRLHDALAQLRQTLPLLAVDPYLNLDDSAWHSHSLQEQPLPELDEVLALVERGAGDLDLVGIYAAGPICRGFASSFGAFGWHQANSFNFDWSLFHANGQAVKANYAGQAWSGETFAARLCQAREQLAHLGRPAVTLKPGSYRAYLAPAAMDEIAGMLCWGGFSTQALATGNSPLQRLYNGDAQLSPLVSFSEQVSGSLSPAFSDEGSPRRDLLLIGEGRALERLVSARSAVEFGQRANGADSYESPCALSLAPGNLPGEQILERLGTGLYISNLWYLNYSDLPAARMTGLTRFATFWVENGQIQGPVSTMRFDDSLYNLLGSQLEDLTQEREMILSTSTYGQRSTGSSHLPGALVKGLTLTL
- the dbpA gene encoding ATP-dependent RNA helicase DbpA, with the protein product MLANLDALGYASMTPIQAQSLPVILKGQDLIAQAKTGSGKTAAFGIGLLNPINPRYFGCQALVLCPTRELADQVAKELRRLARAEDNIKILTLCGGVSLGPQIASLEHGAHIIVGTPGRIQQHLDKGTLVLDGLNTLVLDEADRMLDMGFFDAIASIIGKTPARRQTLLFSATYPAGIEQLAKAFMRQPQQVKVEALHSDNQIEQRFIEIDAQQRLDAVTRVLGHYRPQSCVAFCFTKQQCEDVVAHLTAKGIVAQALHGDLEQRDRDQVLTMFANRSSSVLVATDVAARGLDIDGLDMVINVELARDAEIHVHRVGRTGRAGEKGVAVSLVAPAEGHRAQAIEDLQKQPLRWEQLDSLKSKGGEPLLPPMTTLCIAAGRKDKLRPGDILGALTGDAGLPGKQVGKIAIFDFVAFVAVERAVAKQAMQRLNSGKIKGRALKVRIV
- a CDS encoding type II toxin-antitoxin system Phd/YefM family antitoxin, with translation MHVLTFSQARADLKQTMDDVCRDHEPAVITRQRGEPVVMISLEDYNGMRETMYLLESSANAKRLRASIAQLRAGKAVTQELALDECESQATKQD
- a CDS encoding Txe/YoeB family addiction module toxin encodes the protein MNVKAKQRNKTEARSTTSVAFTAEGWEDYGYWRNSDVAIFQRINMMICECLRSPFKGTGKPEPLKGDLSGFWSRRITREHRLVYFYEAGTLTILQCRYHYDD
- a CDS encoding acyl-CoA dehydrogenase — its product is MSEQLLSSRNLAFELYEVLDAEALTQRPRFAEHSRETFDAALTTARTVAEKYFAPHNRKGDENEPRYVDGRAELIPEVKPAVDAFLEAGFLNANRDFEVGGMQLPSLVSQACFAHFQAANAGTTAYPFLTMGAANLIESFGTEEQKRLFLQPMIEGRYFGTMALTEPHAGSSLADIRTRAEPAGDGSYRLRGNKIFISGGDHELSENIVHMVLAKLPDAPAGVKGISLFIVPKYLVNPDGSLGPRNDVLLAGLFHKMGWRGTTSTALNFGDNGQCVGYLVGQPHQGLACMFQMMNEARIGVGMGAVMLGYAGYLYSLEYARQRPQGRLPDNKDPHSPAVPIIEHSDVKRMLLAQKAYVEGAFDLGLYAARLFDDTHTAADENTRQQAQELLDLLTPIVKSWPSAFCLKANELAIQILGGHGYTREYPVEQYYRDNRLNPIHEGTEGIQSLDLLGRKLAQNNGAGLKQLIRRIAGTCERASHHPNLDNLRQPLEQLVNRLQAVTLVLLGDLAQGKVAGALANSALYLKAFGHCVIGWRWLEQAIHAEVGLLKGRDRDFYQGKLQAARYFLTWEVPGCHNDLALLEARDDTCLGMQEGWF